Proteins co-encoded in one Pseudophryne corroboree isolate aPseCor3 chromosome 1, aPseCor3.hap2, whole genome shotgun sequence genomic window:
- the LOC134969840 gene encoding olfactory receptor 6E1-like: MDKGNVTSVTEFILLGIPLAYHFQILLFVVLSLCYVITIVGNATIIIVSLTQTQLHTPMYFFLSNLALLDISFISAIVPKVLFNLISGSKTISFHGCLAQSYIYFLLGTTEFLLLAVMSFDRYVAICHPLRYGTVMKPKLCLKLILCSWTGGFLDTIVQTILTFRLPFCGPNVINHYFCDVAPLLKLACGDTYLIGMLDFILASSLVLGSLFFSLASYGCIVAAIVKISSSAGRKKTFSTCASHLTVVFIVYGSCIFMCIRPSKNTKVDSTKIVALLNSIMTPFLNPFIYSFRNKTFKEALKRTMRNRNNFRNQKA; the protein is encoded by the coding sequence ATGGATAAAGGAAATGTTACGTCAGTGACAGAATTCATTCTTCTGGGTATACCACTCGCCTACCACTTCCAAATCTTGCTATTTGTGGTCCTTTCTTTATGCTATGTAATTACTATAGTAGGTAATGCAACAATTATTATAGTCAGCTTGACTCAGACTCAACTTCATACCCCTATGTACTTCTTTCTCAGCAATCTTGCACTGCTGGACATTAGTTTTATATCTGCAATTGTTCCCAAAGTACTTTTCAATTTAATTAGTGGGAGCAAAACCATATCTTTCCATGGGTGCCTTGCTCAGTCATATATCTACTTTCTCTTGGGTACCACAGAGTTCCTGCTCCTAGCTGTAATGTCATTTGATCGCTATGTGGCTATTTGCCATCCTTTGCGCTATGGGACCGTCATGAAACCAAAGCTATGCCTAAAATTGATTTTGTGTTCTTGGACTGGTGGTTTCCTTGACACAATTGTTCAAACCATCCTCACATTTCGATTGCCATTTTGTGGTCCAAATGTTATTAACCATTACTTTTGTGATGTAGCACCTTTGCTGAAGCTGGCATGTGGTGACACATATCTTATCGGGATGTTGGACTTTATACTGGCCTCTTCTTTAGTCTTGGGATCACTGTTCTTCTCCTTGGCCTCATATGGCTGCATTGTTGCTGCTATTGTGAAAATCTCCTCATCTGCTGGACGAAAGAAAACATTCTCCACCTGCGCATCTCACCTCACAGTGGTCTTTATAGTCTATGGCAGCTGCATCTTTATGTGCATCCGACCATCCAAGAACACCAAAGTGGATTCAACCAAGATTGTTGCGTTGCTTAATAGCATAATGACCCCATTCCTTAATCCTTTCATCTACAGCTTTAGGAACAAGACATTTAAGGAAGCTCTTAAGCGCACGATGAGAAATAGGAATAATTTCCGTAATCAAAAAGCTTAG